In Solanum lycopersicum chromosome 3, SLM_r2.1, the genomic stretch ACTTAGTGGGTATGGTTTGTGATGATCAAGAGTACAAACTCCTCAGCAAAATGGGAAAGTTGTTTAGAAAGATCAGAGAAGAAGATAAGAAAATGAAGTGTTTAGAACCAGTTGCATCTCTGAGTGATAAAGGTGTCAATCTTGACACCAAAGTCTTGTGCGTCCCGGGGGTTTCTAAGGGGATTGAAGTTCGAGCAGCTATGCCAAAGTTGTATGTATCAAAAGGCTTTTCATTAACAAAACATGATCAAAGTGGTTTGACCAAGTTGAAAGAGCCTATTTTTGTTAAGCCCGTTCAACAACTTCCAGTAATGGATTCAAAGGCTGTCCCTTAGAACTATAACAAAATCGCAGTGGTTTATCAAGGAAAGGAGATTGTCAAAAAAGTTGATGAAGCGGGAGGTTTCACACACTCTGGAAGATGTTATAATCTAGAAGAattaaggaaaggaaaaatgacTCAAAATATCCAAGTACCACTAAAGAAAACAGTTACTGAAGAAGAAAAtgtagaatttttaaaaaatcttaaggTTCCAGATTACTCTATTGGAACAATTGAAGAAGACGCCTGCACAGATTTCACTATTGTCTCTACTTTTGCACTCAGAAGAACATCGTCTTGTGTTGAATAAGGGTTTGAATGAAACACATGTGCCAAAAGAGACCACAATAAATAAGTTGGAGAATATGACCAGGCGCGTCTTCGAGTCATACGCCATCACTTTCACTAATGATGAGTTGCCCAAGGAGGGATTTGGACACAACAAAGCTTTGCATGTTACAGTGACATGTGAAGATTACTATGCTAAGAAGGTCATGATAGATGGAGGGTCAGGGGTAGACATATGTCCTCTTTCTACGCTACAAAGCTTGAAAGTTAACACTGACAGAATTTGCCCCAGTAATGTATTTCTGCGAGCTTATGACGGCTCAAGGAGGGACACCATTGGTGAAACcaagttaaaaatgaaaattgggTCAGTAGTCTTTACGATTGTGTTCCAAGTAATGGATATGGAAACATCTTATAATTTTCTACTAGGAAGGCCATGGATCCACATGGCTCGAGCCGTCCCATCAACTCTACATCAAGTTGTCAAGTTCGAATACAACAATAAGGAAATCACTGTTCATGGGGGAGATGATTCACCTATTTACAGAGATCCATCCGTCCCATACATTGAGGCAAAGGAAGGATGTGATTCTGTTGTTTACCACTCTTTTGAGGTTGTATCAGTCGATCGCTTTAAAGAAGGAGAATCTATCATCCAATTGTGTATCTCTTCTTCCGCTTCAATGGTAGCAACGACGATGTTCAAATATGGTTATCAATGTGGTAAAGGTTTTGGAGTATATTCGCAAGGAATCGTGGATCCCATTACTCTTTTAGGAAACCAAGGCACCTGTGGCCTCGGATACAAACAAAGCAAGAGAAATGGAGATAAAGCTAAGAACCGCGAAAGGATTGATTGGTCGTTGAAACAACCGATTCCCCATATTTCCCATTCTTTTATCAAGCCTCAGGGTACAGAATTGAAAGATTCATTCACTCTTGAAGACATTGAAGAAATTATTGAGGATCTCAGTCAGTTGTTTTGTGAAGTAAATATGGTCCAAGTTGGTGAAGGCAGAAGTCATGCCAATATGCAGCTCGTGGGCTCAGGTGTTGAGTTAAGCAATTGGGAAGCCACTCCTTTCCCCATAAGAAAGGAGTTGCGGTAGTTTGTTTCGCTACTCtttgtattttgttgttttcagGGTTGTGGTCTGAATAGTTCAAAGTATTTTGTTATTGTCAACTCTTCTATCCCTTTTTGAtgttaatgaaatgaaatttcaGTTTCgtagtaaatttaatttttttcctcccttaattcttattttctatttttcagtTCTGTAAATGACGGCTTTGATAACATGACATGCATGCGGAATTCACTCCCTGATTTCAAAGACTTGTTTATTCTTGAATCACCAAGTCAAGAGGTGGAATATTATGAAAAAGAGGCTTTTAGGGAAATTAATAGGGAACTAGAACAGTTTGAGCACAAACCGAAGCCTAATCTTAGTGAAACTGAGACAATCAATTTGCGAAGTTCCGAGGATgttaaggaaataaaaataattttacatatcAATCAGGAAATTAGAGAGGCAATAATACAACTTTTGTTTGAATACAAAGATGTATTTGCTTGGTCTTATGATGACATGTCAGTCTTGAGTGTTGATTTATTGGTTCATAAGTTGCCCTTTTATCCTAATTTTCCACTCGTCCAACAGCAAAGAAGGAAATTCAAACCGGACGTGAGTGAAAAAATCAAGGAAGAAGTAATGAAACAATTGAATGCAAAGGTGATCCAAGTTATTTGTTACACTACTTAATTGGCAAATGTTGATCCTGTGCCGAAAAAGGATTGAAACACAAGAGTTTGTGTTGACTATCGGGATTTGAACAAGGCTAGTCCAAAAGACAACTTTCCATTGCCAAATATCCACATCCTAGTTGATAACTGTGCAAAACACGAGATGGAATCTTTTGTGGACTGTTATGTGGGGTATCATCAAATCTTGATGGATGAAGAGGACGCTGATAAAACAGCTTTCACCACTCCATGGGGAACTTATTGCAACAGGGTCATGCCATTTGGTTTTAAAAATGTTGGGGCGACTTACATGATGGCTATGACCATCATGTTCCATGATATGATGCATACACAAATTGAAGTGTACGTCAACAACGTAATCATCAAGTCTAAATCACAAGTTGATCATGTGCAAGATCTGAGAAAATTTTTAGAAAGAGTGCGAAGATATGACCTCAAGCTTAATCCAGCAAAATCTGCATTCGGAGTTCCATTTGGACAACTTCTGGGTTTTATTGTCAGTAGAAGGGGAATCGAATTGGATCCCTCCAAAATAAAAGCCATTCGAGATTTGCCATCCTCGAAAAATAAAACCGAAGTCATGAGTCTACTTGGGAGGTTGAACTACATCAGCAGGTTTATTGCTCAACTCACAACCCACATGTGAGCCgattttcaaacttttgaagAAGGATGTTGCTGTCAGATGAACAGAAGATTGTCAACGAGCTTTTGAAAAAATCAAGGAGAATTTGTCCAACCCTCCCGTGTTGGTACCGCCTGAACCTGACAGGCCTCTCTTTCTATATCTTTCAGTAACACATAATTCCTTTGGGTGTATTCTCGGTCAACATGATGCTACACGAAGGAAAGAGCAGGCTATCTACAACTTGAGCAAGAAATTCACTAGTTATGAGGTCAAGTACACCCTTTTGGAAAGGACGTGTTGCGCCCTAACTTGGGTAGCTCAAAAGTTAAGGCATTACTTATTGTCCTACACaacttacctcatattaaggaTGGATTCTTTAATGTACATTTTTCAGAAGCCAATGCCAACTGGCAGACTCGCGAAATGGCAAATTTTGCTCActgaatttgatattatatatctCACTCGCACTGCATATGAAAGCCCAAGCTTTGGCACACCACTTGGCAGAGAACCCAGTCGATGGTGATTACGAACCATTGGATACATATTTTCCAGATGAAGAGATTAACTCAATTGAGGAAGTAGGTTCAAATGGAAATCAAGCCTGACAATTGTACTTTGATGGAGCAACCAACACAAAAGGCACAGGGATTGGGGCAATTTTAATATTGCCCACAGGGCAACATTACCCTGCAACAGCTCGACTTTGCTTCTTTTGTACAAATAACAGGACTGGGTATGAAGCTTGCATCATGGGTCTAAATATTGCAATAGATTTGGGTGTGCAAGAATTAATTGTGTTGGGAGATTCTGATTTGCTTATCCGACAAGCTCAAGGCGAATGGAAAACTCGAGACCTCAAGCTCCTTCCATATAGACAATGTGTGGAAGATCTTAGCAAAAGGTTCAGGTACATTGAGTTTAGAAACATTCCTAGGTTTCATAATGATTTGGCCGATGCCTTTGCTACTTGTGTCTCAATGCTTTCCTATCCTGGAAACACTTACATCACCCCATTAGAGATTCAAGTTCGGGACCAACATGGCTATTGTAATACAGTGGAAACAGAACCTGATGGTGAGCCATGGTACTCAGACATCAAGAATTTTTTGAAGACAGGAAGATGCCACGAACATGttaacaaaatccaaaaaagaaCTATTAGACGTCTAGGTAATGGTTTATTTTTGAGCGGGGATGTTTTGTATAAACGAACTCCGGATTTGAATTTATTGAGATGTTTGGATGTTGAAGAAGCCGagaaaattatgaatgaagtgCACGCTGGGGTATGTGGACCACACATGAACGGATATGTTCTTGCAAAAAAGATACTCCGGGCGGGGTATTATTGGCTTACCATGGAAAGAGATTGCTTTCACTTTGTGAAAAAATGTCATCAATGTCAAATCCATGGAGATCTCATTCATTCACCTCATTCAGAGTTGCACCCCATGGATGCTCCTTGGCGCTCTGTTGCATGGGGAATGGATGTAATCGGACCAATCTAGCCAAAGCCTCTAACGGACATCTATTCATTTTGGTTGCAATTGATTACTTCACCAAATGGGTGGAGGCGATAACTTTCAAAGCAGTCACTAAGAAGGCGGTCGTGGATTTTGTTCATTCAAACATTATTTGTCGATTTGGTATCCCAAGAGCTATAATCAGAGATAATGCTGCAAACCTCAATAGTAATCTGATGAAGGAGGTATGCGAGTAGTTCAAAATTGTGCACCACAATTCTACTCCATACCGACCAAAAGCCAACGGAGCTGTAGAGGCAGTCAACtagaatatcaaaaaaaatctcaGAAGGATGGTTCAAGGCACTAGACAATGGCATTAGAAACTGCCTTTTTCACTTTTAGGATATCGCACAACAGTGCGTACCTTGATTGGTGCAACTCCTTATTTGCTGGTGTATGGAACTCAGGTTGTGATTTCGGCAGAAGTCGAAATTCCATCTCTTTGAATTATTGTTGAGGCTGAAATTGAAGATACTGAATGGGTCAAAACTCGATTAGATCAACTCGCATTAATAGACGAGAAACGATTG encodes the following:
- the LOC138347415 gene encoding uncharacterized protein, which produces MTRRVFESYAITFTNDELPKEGFGHNKALHVTVTCEDYYAKKVMIDGGSGVDICPLSTLQSLKVNTDRICPSNVFLRAYDGSRRDTIGETKLKMKIGSVVFTIVFQVMDMETSYNFLLGRPWIHMARAVPSTLHQVVKFEYNNKEITVHGGDDSPIYRDPSVPYIEAKEGCDSVVYHSFEVVSVDRFKEGESIIQLCISSSASMVATTMFKYGYQCGKGFGVYSQGIVDPITLLGNQGTCGLGYKQSKRNGDKAKNRERIDWSLKQPIPHISHSFIKPQGTELKDSFTLEDIEEIIEDLSQLFCEVNMVQVGEGRSHANMQLVGSGVELSNWEATPFPIRKELRSVNDGFDNMTCMRNSLPDFKDLFILESPSQEVEYYEKEAFREINRELEQFEHKPKPNLSETETINLRSSEDVKEIKIILHINQEIREAIIQLLFEYKDVFAWSYDDMSVLSVDLLVHKLPFYPNFPLVQQQRRKFKPDVSEKIKEEVMKQLNAKASPKDNFPLPNIHILVDNCAKHEMESFVDCYVGYHQILMDEEDADKTAFTTPWGTYCNRVMPFGFKNVGATYMMAMTIMFHDMMHTQIEVYVNNVIIKSKSQVDHVQDLRKFLERVRRYDLKLNPAKSAFGVPFGQLLGFIKPMPTGRLAKWQILLTEFDIIYLTRTAYESPSFGTPLGREPSRWTGYEACIMGLNIAIDLGVQELIVLGDSDLLIRQAQGEWKTRDLKLLPYRQCVEDLSKRFRYIEFRNIPRFHNDLADAFATCVSMLSYPGNTYITPLEIQVRDQHGYCNTVETEPDGEPWYSDIKNFLKTGRCHEHVNKIQKRTIRRLGNGLFLSGDVLYKRTPDLNLLRCLDVEEAEKIMNEVHAGVCGPHMNGYVLAKKILRAGYYWLTMERDCFHFVKKCHQCQIHGDLIHSPHSELHPMDAPWRSVAWGMDVIGPI